A single window of Pseudophryne corroboree isolate aPseCor3 chromosome 5, aPseCor3.hap2, whole genome shotgun sequence DNA harbors:
- the LOC134927302 gene encoding uncharacterized protein LOC134927302: MEIIAYNRLQAYRIMSQKSFKLFCCLLGTIMVLTIGGILYLGERASRGSWSDYAASIRVDGHYFNQTIPSSFLSRPPRSINNDDLCTESDLPPVERCICNYCTKPPEERCILWCMDNVGYYSRNYPIQKYHALLGQVLNVTNCWVCTRTPLLSENLPMSPVPASHNEITKVISVESCEEDCSLKSCGRHVTDQYNKTKPPIIVLAPHVSDQVPFCFNKTIVDMRSYEPQLWTSAGMFTLPKADHPVQLGKVKKGYCDKIVNIYKPYVPQCAEPCSKDFKSSNCISCTIDYYNSVFDYTLPVNVPHSETDPIVQTCQIGMIVATMVLGFDIPYLLPHDMYYICRKNAYKWLPPNSKGLCYLGRIIPQFYTITHNELKKVFLQDGQKDGQRYKRDIIIRKHLPLIDSSIKHRIGTTLANIFSYGTWGYLENQKEIVDLAQFIDNVTELYDETFRYVGHKLKAFRNELLQHKLVLDYLTAQSGGYCLTLETNLGVHCCNYLTNNNTNPNAIITNYMNKAYDLKEDFKRAHYDPDSEDDAWWSMFNPST; encoded by the coding sequence ATGGAGATAATTGCATATAATCGATTACAGGCCTACCGAATAATGTCCCAGAAAAGTTTCAAATTATTTTGCTGTTTACTGGGAACCATCATGGTCCTTACCATAGGGGGCATTTTGTATCTTGGAGAGAGGGCGAGCAGGGGCTCATGGTCTGATTATGCGGCCTCCATTAGAGTGGATGGTCATTATTTTAACCAAACaattccttcctcttttctaagcaGGCCCCCCCGATCTATCAACAACGATGATCTGTGCACCGAGTCTGATTTACCTCCAGTCGAAAGGTGCATTTGTAATTACTGTACCAAACCCCCAGAGGAGAGGTGCATACTCTGGTGTATGGATAATGTTGGATATTACTCTCGGAATTACCCCATTCAAAAATATCACGCACTGTTGGGACAGGTATTGAATGTCACAAATTGTTGGGTATGTACCAGAACACCGCTATTGAGCGAAAATCTGCCTATGTCACCAGTCCCTGCATCACACAATGAGATAACCAAAGTAATTAGTGTAGAGAGTTGTGAAGAAGATTGTAGCCTAAAAAGTTGTGGAAGACACGTTACTGATCAATATAACAAGACAAAGCCACCCATCATCGTTCTGGCCCCACATGTTAGTGATCAAGTGCCATTTTGTTTTAATAAAACTATAGTTGACATGAGATCCTATGAACCACAACTGTGGACCAGTGCAGGAATGTTTACCCTTCCCAAGGCAGATCACCCAGTTCAATTAGGTAAAGTGAAAAAAGGATATTGTGATAAAATTGTTAACATATACAAGCCATATGTTCCACAGTGTGCTGAGCCATGTAGCAAAGATTTTAAAAGCTCCAATTGCATTTCATGCACCATAGATTACTACAACTCTGTATTTGATTACACGTTACCAGTAAATGTTCCTCATTCTGAAACAGATCCTATTGTACAGACATGCCAGATTGGTATGATAGTAGCTACTATGGTATTAGGATTTGACATTCCCTACCTTCTTCCACATGATATGTATTACATTTGTAGGAAAAATGCTTATAAATGGTTACCCCCAAATTCTAAAGGTCTTTGCTACCTGGGGAGAATTATTCCACAGTTCTACACCATAACCCATAATGAGTTGAAAAAAGTGTTTTTACAGGATGGTCAAAAAGATGGTCAACGTTATAAGAGAGACATAATAATTCGGAAACACCTTCCGTTAATTGACTCCTCCATAAAGCATCGTATTGGTACCACCCTTGCCAACATCTTTTCCTATGGTACCTGGGGCTATTTGGAGAACCAAAAGGAGATTGTTGATCTAGCCCAATTCATTGACAACGTTACTGAACTTTATGATGAAACATTTCGATATGTCGGACATAAACTGAAAGCTTTTCGTAATGAACTGTTACAACACAAACTCGTTTTGGATTACCTGACAGCCCAGTCAGGAGGTTATTGTCTAACCCTTGAAACTAACCTCGGCGTACATTGCTGTAATTATTTGACTAACAATAATACTAATCCAAACGCCATTATTACTAATTACATGAATAAAGCTTATGATTTAAAGGAAGATTTTAAACGAGCACACTATGATCCCGATTCTGAAGATGATGCATGGTGGTCTATGTTTAACCCCAGTACCTAG